A stretch of DNA from Alistipes sp. ZOR0009:
ACACAAGGAAAATAACTTTCTTGCTTGTGTGTATGCAGATAAAAAATTAGCTGGAGTTTCTTTTCTTGACGTTTCAACTGGGGAGTTTTTTGCGGCTCAAGGGACCTTTGAGTACGTTGATAAGCTCTTAACCAATTTTTCTCCCAAAGAAGTTCTCTATCAGCGCGGTACTGACCATGAATTTGAGGCTCACTTTGGCTCTAAATTTTACACTTATAAGGTTGACGAATGGGTTTTTGGCAAAGAGATTGGCTATGAAAGGCTGCTGCGTCATTTTCAAACGGCCTCATTAAAGGGGTTTGGAGTAGAGGATATGCCTTATGCAATTTCTGCGGCAGGAGCAATTCTTTACTACTTAGATTTAACTCAGCACCATCAGGTGGGCCATATCCGTTCCATCTCTCGCTTGGAGGAAGATCGCTATGTATGGCTCGATAAGTTTACAATTCGCAACTTGGAGTTGTTCAATTCGGTAAACGAGAATGCTAAAACGCTTATTGATGTTATAGATCAAACTATTTCTCCAATGGGAGGTAGATTGATTAAGCGTTGGTTGGCATTGCCTTTAAAGGACATATCTGCTATAAATACCCGATTAAATGTTGTCGAATTTCTTATTGACAAGGAAGATGTTCGAGAAGGTTTGTCGCAGCATATCTATGAAATAGGTGATCTGGAGCGCATAATATCGAAAGTTGCCGTAGGTCGGGTAACACCTCGCGAAGTGGTTCATTTGCGTAATGCACTTTATGCAATAAAAGGCATAAAGGAGGAGTGTGCCTTGGCAGAAAACGGCTCTTTAAGAGATTTGGGCGAACAGTTAGCCTTATGCGAGAATATTAGGCAGCGAATAGAGCATGAAATTCGGCCAGAGGCTGGTAATATTTTAGGGAAAGGAAGCATTATTGCAGATGGTGTAAATGCGGAGCTTGATGAGATCCGCGCTATCATGAATCACGGGAAAGATTTTTTGCTGCAAATACAGCAGCGAGAAATTGAGAGAACCGGGATTACCTCTCTAAAAATTAGCTACAATAACGTTTTTGGATACTATATAGAGGTTCGGAATACACATAAAGATAAAGTTCCTTCTGATTGGATTCGGAAGCAGACTTTGGTAAGCGCTGAACGGTATATTACAGAAGAACTTAAGCATTACGAGGAGAAAATACTTGGAGCTGAAGAAAAGGTTCTTGCACTAGAGCAGCGGATTTTTAGTGAGGTGGTATCTGCATTGGTAGAATATATTGCACCTATACAGTTAAATGCGTCGTTAGTTGCTCGGCTAGACTGCCTAATTGGCTTTGCTAAGGTGGCGTTGATGAATGGCTACAGTCGTCCTTTGCTGGTGGATTCTGATGTTTTGGACATAAAAGATGGAAGACATCCCGTAATTGAAAAACAGCTGAATCATGATCAGCAGTATATTGCTAATGATGTTTATTTAGATTCGAAGAACCAGCAGGTAATCATGATAACTGGACCCAATATGGCCGGTAAAAGTGCTCTTCTGCGGCAAACGGCGCTCATTGTGCTGATGGCTCAGGTTGGCTGTTTTGTGCCTGCATCTGCTGCTAAAATAGGGATTGTTGATAAGATTTTTACAAGAGTTGGAGCTACCGATAATATATCGCAGGGCGAATCGACTTTTATGGTTGAAATGCATGAGGCTGCCAGTATTTTGAATAACCTCTCTCCTCGAAGTCTTGTTTTGTTGGATGAAATTGGGAGGGGAACAAGTACGTACGATGGAATCTCAATAGCTTGGTCAATGGTCGAATACATTCACGAGCATCCTACAGCACGTGCAAAAACGCTATTTGCAACCCACTATCATGAACTTAATGAAATGGAAAATTCTTTTGATCGAATTAAGAATTACAACGTTTCAGTAAAAGAGGTTGATGGTAAGGTGCTGTTCATGCGTAAGCTAGTTAAAGGAGGTACTGAGCATAGTTTTGGTATTCATGTTGCTCAAATGGCGGGAATGCCTCGTAGTGTGGTTGAACGGGCTGGAGATATATTGAAAGAACTGGAGAGTGCTCATAGAGGTAACGGACTCGATAAGCCTGTAGACCAGATTGCAGCACATAGAGAAGGGATGCAACTTAGCTTTTTTCAGTTAGATGATCCTGTTTTGAAAAAGATTCGAGACGAAATTAAGGGGATGGATATTAATAATTTAACACCTATAGAGGCGTTGAATAAGCTCAATGAAATAAAAAAAATTGCAGGATTGTAGTCGTTTTGGGCAATCTCCTTTTGGAGATTTGCCCAAAATGACTAAATTTGCATTCGCATTTGGGAAGGGAAACTTCCGGAATGAAGTTCTTAAAATTATGCGGAAATAGCTCAGTTGGTAGAGCACAACCTTGCCAAGGTTGGGGTCGCGAGTTCGAGTCTCGTTTTCCGCTCGAGTTGCCTGGATGGTGGAATAGGTAGACACGCAGGACTTAAAATCCTGTGGCCATTGCGGCCGTGCGGGTTCGATTCCCGCTCCAGGTACATTCTAAACCCTTTGTAGATTATGAATCTGCAAAGGGTTTTTTGTTATTGTCTAGATTGTCATTGCTTTTTATTCTTTACGTTTTGGGCGTTATCGGTTTATTTTTAAAATAAAACGGAAGAAGTTGTTTAATAAATCTCAAAAAAAATACTAAATTTAACACATGGGGCGTGTGATGATGGGTAGATGGAGATGAAGGCCTCTCTTTATTGACAATATCTAACGTTCTAAAATATGCCAAATCTTGTTGCTATACCTCTAAAAACAAATGTTTCTATTGTTGAGGTTTCTTCTTCTGGTTTAATCGAAATTTGTCAGATTGCCTTTAAGGGGCAGGCTAAAGTTGTTGTTTGTGATAATGAAAAAATTGTCTCATTGGTAAAGGCTGGGGCAGAAACATACATTTATGCTCACAAAATAGTTGATTGTGCTCCTTTATTAATTTGGGAGAAGTGTATTCATGATGTGTGCTATTCTCATATAGCTGTAAAGGGGAATGTTGTGTATTTAGGGGCATTCTACTTGCCCAATATTTCGCTCGACCCTTTGGTCTGTATAGATTTTGCTGGAAATGAAGTGAGAGTAAAATCGGAAGTTCAATACAAACGATATTCGGGGAAGAGTATTTTACATATGAACGTGTATGAAAATTCTCTTTATCTATTTGAAAATCATTATCCAATGGGTGTTGTTGAATATGATGTCTCAAATCCATTTGAACCAAGGTTTTTGAAAGTGCGCGAGCTAGAGGTCACGACAAAACTTCAGTTCATCAAAAGAATTGCGGTAGCTAATGGTAGAATGGCCGTTGTTTCTAACTACAACGACAATCTAAATTTAACCAACTATCTGCATGTATATGGTAAGACGGCTGTTACCTTGAGGTCGTATTTTGATAATATCTACCAGAATGATCCGAAGTATATAGAACTCCGAAAAGAAATGGGGGTGTTGCCCGAAAATGTTGAGTTGAAGGGGGCTTATAGTAGCCTGTATTATCTGAGGAAAGTAGTATCAGCTCCTTTTGCATCTTTACTGTCTTCTGTAATTCGCAAGCGGCATGTTTCTAAATTCAACATTAAGCAATTGAGTTATGCTACAGATCAGACTATCGATGTTGAGCATCCTATCCGAATTGTTGACGTTCTTTTTAGTCTGAATGACATGCTTTTTATGATCGCAAACGGGCAGGTTTGCTTTTTAGACGTAAGGTCAATGGAGACTCCGTTTGTCTACTTTGTCGATGGAGCAGTTGCCAATCCGATAAGGCTCATTGATGCAGGAATTCCTGATGCTGTGATTGTAAGTAGTGATACGGAATATGCTCTTGTATTTGTTGTAAAAGGAGAGAAAGGGCAGGAGAGGGCTGAATTTAGGAGTGAGGTTAAGTATAAAAAGGAATTTTTGATGCTGAAAAACAGATAACGATCTTTTGATGCACATTTTTTTTTACATACATTGCCTCGGTGCATGATGGTTAAAATTGTGCTGTTGACGTAGTTCAAAAAGGTTTTGTTATGGCTAGTTTTTCTGTAATTATATCCAAGGTGAAGGAGAGCGTTGGTGATTTATCCAATCTAAATCGTCAATTTGATAACTTTAGGGATGCCTTTAGTTATTTTGGAGATGTTTGCGATATGAAGAATATTGATTATGAATTTAAGGGGGAGACTACAACTAATGCAGGAGGCCCTGGATATCCGTATACCGTTAGCTTGGTAGTGGAAGGAGTAGAAGAGCACCTTGATGAGCAAATATTTTTGTGTGGGTGTTAAACAAGAAGGAAGCGGAAATAAAATCTCCGCTTCCTTCTTTGTTTTAATATTTGTGCTCAAAATCTTTTAGCGAATTCATCAATTTCTGGCGGGAGAAAAAGATCCGACTTTTTACAGTGCCAATTTTTAGGTTTAGCATTTCTGCTATCTCCTTGTATTGGAATCCAGAATTATGCATTTGGAAAGGAATACGGAATTCATCCTCTAGCAAATCAACTTTTTTGCTGATTTCGCTGTGCGAAAATTCAACTTCAGGATTGATTTGATCGGGCTTGCTGTTCATCAAATACTGATTATCGCTTGTGTCAAATGTCGTATTTTGCTTTATGCTTTTTCTATAGTTGTTGATGAACGTATTTTTCATGATGGTAAAAGTCCAAGCTTTAAGATTGGTGTTATCTTCAAACTTTTCCTTGTAGGTTAACGCCTTAAGAAAGGTTTCTTGCAATAAGTCCTTGGCATCCTCTCTGTTTGCAGTGAG
This window harbors:
- the mutS gene encoding DNA mismatch repair protein MutS — protein: MKQYYSVKSKHPDAILLFRVGDFYETFGEDAIRASEILGITLTRRANGSASFVELAGFPHHALDNYLPRLVRAGQRVAICEQLEDPKLTKKIVKRGITELVTPGVAFNDNVLEHKENNFLACVYADKKLAGVSFLDVSTGEFFAAQGTFEYVDKLLTNFSPKEVLYQRGTDHEFEAHFGSKFYTYKVDEWVFGKEIGYERLLRHFQTASLKGFGVEDMPYAISAAGAILYYLDLTQHHQVGHIRSISRLEEDRYVWLDKFTIRNLELFNSVNENAKTLIDVIDQTISPMGGRLIKRWLALPLKDISAINTRLNVVEFLIDKEDVREGLSQHIYEIGDLERIISKVAVGRVTPREVVHLRNALYAIKGIKEECALAENGSLRDLGEQLALCENIRQRIEHEIRPEAGNILGKGSIIADGVNAELDEIRAIMNHGKDFLLQIQQREIERTGITSLKISYNNVFGYYIEVRNTHKDKVPSDWIRKQTLVSAERYITEELKHYEEKILGAEEKVLALEQRIFSEVVSALVEYIAPIQLNASLVARLDCLIGFAKVALMNGYSRPLLVDSDVLDIKDGRHPVIEKQLNHDQQYIANDVYLDSKNQQVIMITGPNMAGKSALLRQTALIVLMAQVGCFVPASAAKIGIVDKIFTRVGATDNISQGESTFMVEMHEAASILNNLSPRSLVLLDEIGRGTSTYDGISIAWSMVEYIHEHPTARAKTLFATHYHELNEMENSFDRIKNYNVSVKEVDGKVLFMRKLVKGGTEHSFGIHVAQMAGMPRSVVERAGDILKELESAHRGNGLDKPVDQIAAHREGMQLSFFQLDDPVLKKIRDEIKGMDINNLTPIEALNKLNEIKKIAGL
- a CDS encoding RNA polymerase sigma factor, whose translation is MTAAEFSNQLLNLEQSLERFAYSLTANREDAKDLLQETFLKALTYKEKFEDNTNLKAWTFTIMKNTFINNYRKSIKQNTTFDTSDNQYLMNSKPDQINPEVEFSHSEISKKVDLLEDEFRIPFQMHNSGFQYKEIAEMLNLKIGTVKSRIFFSRQKLMNSLKDFEHKY